Proteins from a single region of Theobroma cacao cultivar B97-61/B2 chromosome 10, Criollo_cocoa_genome_V2, whole genome shotgun sequence:
- the LOC18586175 gene encoding uncharacterized protein LOC18586175, with protein MEIQHFSHNHPLVFEEERSHDSDEKAYCNVCGEVVSGPTYSCVACGFHLDKNCAEAPLEMNHPFHREHSLKLTIWTAGKYWFNCNFCNKRCDNFVYLCSITCKVRLHIKCALFTYSIVKKNIGGLQHIAHKDPLISTENPSVKLKYAHCFVCWTPLLDSPCFSLDCGFYLHKKCVELPFEINHLCHHQHSMLLQFNSDSLPCKICQETQVKGFVYCCSMCKVALHIECVPPSPFIEDCSHEHSFTRCLRRFSFICGACGMSGNYASYICSTCALPAHKNCISLQRIIKSMWHHHPIFHHYFVVENECGILECGICHEEVSKEYGSYYCAECKFIVHVKCVLEDTDCYYGIESKDVYEKLNENPTLVDPSFLVIKEIKLGENVIHTEIKHFSHEHNLVLYDEARDDKCCDCCSLLIETSFYHCSECDFCLHKSCAALPRKKPLWPFPEISLMLTPNCFFICELCGSNHTGFANRASDESSSKYICLQCGEFPWSCTSQGHKEHLLSLYPKYNGQCNACGDSIDDVSAYRCKGCNFNLHSKCTRLPQTARHKCDEHRLTLTYN; from the coding sequence ATGGAAATTCAACATTTTAGCCATAATCATCCTCTGGTTTTCGAGGAAGAGCGGAGCCATGACAGTGATGAGAAGGCTTATTGCAATGTGTGTGGGGAGGTGGTGTCGGGTCCAACGTATAGCTGCGTGGCATGCGGGTTTCACCTCGACAAGAACTGCGCCGAGGCACCTTTAGAGATGAATCACCCCTTTCACCGCGAACACAGCCTTAAACTTACGATATGGACAGCTGGTAAATATTGGTTTAATTGCAATTTTTGCAACAAAAGGTGCGACAACTTTGTTTATCTTTGTTCTATTACTTGTAAAGTAAGGCTTCACATCAAGTGTGCTCTGTTTACATATAGCATTGTTAAAAAGAACATTGGAGGGCTTCAACATATTGCCCATAAAGACCCATTGATCTCTACTGAAAATCCTTCTGTAAAACTCAAATACGCCCATTGCTTTGTATGTTGGACACCATTATTAGACTCTCCATGCTTTTCTCTTGATTGTGGATTTTACCTGCATAAGAAATGTGTTGAGCTACCCTTTGAAATCAATCACCTTTGCCACCACCAACATTCTATGTTGTTACAGTTTAATAGTGATAGTCTCCCGTGCAAGATATGCCAAGAAACCCAAGTCAAGGGATTTGTTTACTGTTGTTCAATGTGCAAGGTTGCCCTTCACATTGAATGTGTGCCACCATCACCTTTTATTGAAGATTGCAGTCATGAACACTCATTCACTAGGTGTTTAAGACgattttcattcatttgcGGTGCATGTGGCATGTCAGGAAATTATGCTTCTTATATTTGCTCGACATGTGCCCTTCCAGCCCACAAGAATTGCATTTCATTACAGCGCATCATCAAAAGCATGTGGCATCACCATCCTATTTTCCACCACTATTTTGTAGTAGAAAATGAGTGCGGAATATTGGAATGTGGAATTTGTCATGAGGAGGTGAGCAAAGAGTATGGGAGTTACTATTGTGCTGAGTGTAAGTTTATTGTCCATGTGAAATGTGTTCTAGAGGATACTGATTGTTATTATGGAATTGAGTCAAAAGATGTTTATGAGAAGCTTAATGAAAATCCAACGCTGGTGGATCCATCCTTTCTTGTCATTAAAGAGATCAAACTTGGAGAAAATGTGATACATACAGAGATAAAACATTTCAGTCATGAACACAATTTAGTGTTATATGATGAAGCAAGGGATGACAAATGCTGTGATTGTTGTAGTCTACTCATCGAGACTTCTTTTTATCATTGTTCAGAATGTGATTTTTGTCTCCATAAATCATGCGCTGCGTTACCCAGGAAGAAGCCGTTGTGGCCTTTTCCTGAGATTTCCTTAATGCTTACTCCAAATTGCTTTTTCATTTGTGAACTCTGTGGGTCCAATCATACTGGTTTTGCCAACAGAGCCAGCGACGAGTCTTCGAGCAAGTATATTTGCCTTCAGTGTGGTGAATTTCCTTGGTCCTGCACTAGTCAAGGACACAAGGAGCACCTCCTTTCCCTTTACCCCAAGTATAATGGGCAGTGCAATGCTTGTGGTGACAGTATTGATGATGTGTCAGCATACAGATGCAAGGGTTGCAATTTTAATTTGCATTCGAAATGTACTCGGCTACCACAAACAGCTAGGCACAAATGTGATGAACATCGCCTCACTCTCACATACAATTAA
- the LOC18586173 gene encoding sucrose transport protein SUC2: MEDGLEAPGPLWKIIVVAAIAAGVQFGWALQLSLLTPYVQTLGVPHIWAAFIWLCGPISGLLVQPIVGYNSDRCTSRFGRRRPFIAAGACCVAAAVFLIGFAKDIGHKAGDSLEKNAKPRAVAVFVAGFWILDVANNMLQGPCRALLADLSANNHKRMRVANECFSFFMAVGNVLGYAAGSYSNLHKIFPFTRTTACDVYCANLKTCFIIDIVFLLLVTITAIISVKETPLSMKQEEEKASTPFVGELLTAFKSLKKPMWILLLVTCLNWIAWFPFLLYDTDWMGREIYGGYVDGNATQQKLYDDGVRAGALGLMINSIVLGFTSLGLENVGRLVGGVTNLWGGVNFILAACLASTVWITKIVEAWRDKHGLLAPPNNIKGPALTIFGLLGIPQAVTYSIPFALTSIYCSTSGGGQGLALGVLNMSIVIPQMFISVVSGPLDAAFGGGNLPAFVLGSIVAAVSALLAIFALPNPPQQVSLSPVIGGGH; the protein is encoded by the coding sequence ATGGAGGATGGATTGGAAGCCCCAGGCCCGCTATGGAAGATTATAGTGGTTGCAGCCATAGCCGCCGGCGTACAGTTTGGATGGGCACTGCAGCTCTCTCTTCTAACCCCTTACGTTCAAACCCTTGGTGTCCCTCACATCTGGGCGGCTTTCATTTGGCTTTGCGGCCCCATCTCTGGCCTCCTCGTGCAGCCTATTGTAGGCTACAACAGTGACCGTTGCACCTCTCGCTTCGGTCGTCGCAGACCCTTTATTGCAGCTGGAGCCTGCTGTGTTGCTGCAGCTGTTTTCCTCATTGGTTTCGCCAAAGATATAGGACACAAAGCTGGTGATTCATTGGAAAAAAACGCAAAACCTAGAGCCGTTGCTGTCTTTGTTGCAGGTTTTTGGATTCTCGACGTGGCTAACAACATGTTACAAGGTCCATGTCGTGCTTTGCTTGCTGACCTTTCCGCAAATAATCATAAAAGAATGAGAGTTGCAAATGAATGCTTCTCCTTTTTCATGGCTGTTGGAAACGTTTTGGGTTATGCGGCTGGTTCCTACTCAAATCTTCACAAAATCTTCCCTTTCACAAGAACAACTGCCTGTGATGTATACTGCGCAAACCTCAAAACTTGCTTCATTATTGACATTGTTTTCCTCTTGTTGGTGACAATAACCGCGATTATCAGCGTGAAAGAGACGCCACTAAGCATGAagcaagaagaagagaaagcgTCTACGCCTTTTGTTGGGGAGTTATTGACAGCATTCAAGAGCTTGAAGAAACCGATGTGGATCTTGCTTCTTGTCACTTGCCTTAACTGGATAGCCTGGTTCCCATTCTTGTTGTACGACACGGACTGGATGGGAAGGGAGATTTACGGAGGGTATGTGGACGGAAATGCGACTCAACAGAAGCTGTATGATGATGGAGTACGGGCGGGTGCGTTGGGGTTGATGATTAACTCGATTGTTTTGGGTTTTACTTCCTTGGGATTGGAGAATGTTGGGCGCTTGGTTGGTGGGGTTACAAACTTGTGGGGTGGGGTGAATTTCATTTTGGCTGCATGCCTGGCTTCCACGGTGTGGATCACCAAGATAGTTGAGGCTTGGAGAGATAAACATGGACTCTTGGCCCCTCCAAACAACATCAAAGGCCCTGCCTTGACTATTTTTGGATTGTTGGGTATTCCCCAAGCCGTTACTTACAGCATTCCATTCGCTTTGACATCCATCTATTGCTCTACTTCTGGCGGTGGTCAAGGGCTTGCCCTGGGAGTGCTCAACATGTCAATAGTTATCCCACAGATGTTCATATCAGTGGTTAGCGGGCCGCTTGATGCAGCATTTGGGGGCGGTAACTTACCAGCCTTTGTATTGGGCTCCATCGTGGCTGCCGTTAGCGCTTTATTGGCAATTTTCGCCCTTCCAAATCCACCACAACAAGTGTCTCTCAGTCCTGTAATAGGTGGAGGGCACTGA
- the LOC18586174 gene encoding uncharacterized protein LOC18586174, translating into MELQHFSHKHPLLFNEERSHESEKQAYCSGCGELVSGPTFSCAECGFYLDKNCAEAPSEVNHCFHRDHSLQLLVSPPYIGCWGFCDFCGKRCDKFVYHCSCKLDFHIKCALFSKNVAERRFGELEDIGYKDPLISSENGYQELKEAECFACWKPLLDSAYLSLDFGFFIHKKCVDLPIEISHLFHCQHPLILQFNSKRLPCQICQRTQPRGFVYCCSPCQFALHIACAELPIKINHLCHRIHPLILQFNPKSLPCQICQETQGQGFVYCCSICKFALHVKCVSPPPSIKGEIHEHPFTLFWRQVSFICDACGTIGDYVSYICSTCSFIVHKKCISLPHIIKLPRHHHPISHTFILGKLDIETWECKICPGEVNAQHGGYCCFDCNYIVHANCAKEDSSWYQFYEIDGTDEQLNEPSVFSVVKESKVGENVIPTEIKHLSHQHNLILGNADKDDDKFCVGCMLSISSSFYYCSQCDFFLHKSCAESPRKKHLWFHIHQRPCTLLISDLFFYCSTCSYEFNIGFAYECNVCEHYFCLRCALTSDTATCRGHEHLLTFYGTRSPQLKWYAIPRFHWN; encoded by the exons atGGAGCTTCAGCATTTTAGCCATAAACATCCACTGCTTTTCAATGAAGAGCGGAGCCATGAAAGTGAGAAGCAGGCTTATTGCTCAGGATGTGGGGAACTGGTGTCGGGTCCAACCTTTAGTTGTGCGGAGTGCGGGTTTTACCTTGACAAGAACTGTGCCGAGGCACCCTCCGAGGTAAATCACTGCTTTCATCGCGACCACAGCCTTCAACTTCTAGTAAGTCCGCCGTATATAGGTTGTTGGGGTTTTTGTGATTTCTGTGGCAAAAGATGTGACAAATTTGTTTATCATTGTTCTTGTAAATTAGACTTTCATATCAAATGTGCTTTGTTTTCAAAGAACGTTGCTGAAAGAAGGTTTGGAGAGCTCGAAGATATTGGCTATAAGGATCCATTGATCTCCAGTGAAAATGGTTACCAAGAACTTAAAGAAGCTGAGTGCTTTGCATGTTGGAAGCCGTTATTAGATTCTGCATAcctttctcttgattttgGGTTTTTCATACACAAGAAATGTGTTGATCTACCTATTGAAATCAGTCACCttttccattgccaacatccTCTAATTTTACAGTTCAATAGTAAACGTCTCCCTTGCCAAATATGTCAAAGAACCCAACCTAGGGGATTTGTTTATTGTTGTTCACCTTGTCAGTTTGCCCTTCATATTGCATGTGCAGAGCtaccaattaaaattaatcacCTTTGCCACCGCATACATCCTCTTATTCTACAGTTCAATCCAAAATCTCTCCCTTGCCAAATATGCCAAGAAACCCAAGGTCAAGGATTTGTGTATTGTTGTTCCATATGCAAGTTTGCCCTTCATGTTAAATGTGTGTCACCACCACCTAGTATtaaaggtgaaattcatgaacACCCATTCACCTTGTTTTGGAGACAAGTCTCATTCATTTGTGATGCATGTGGAACTATTGGAGATTATGTTTCTTATATTTGTTCCACATGCAGTTTTATAGTCCATAAAAAATGCATTTCATTGCCACACATCATCAAATTACCACGACATCATCACCCAATTTCCCACACCTTCATCCTTGGGAAACTTGATATTGAAACGTGGGAATGCAAAATTTGTCCTGGGGAAGTGAATGCACAGCATGGGGGTTACTGTTGTTTTGATTGCAATTATATTGTGCATGCGAATTGTGCAAAAGAAGATTCTAGTTGGTACCAATTCTATGAGATAGACGGCACAGATGAGCAACTTAACGAGCCTTCAGTCTTCTCTGTTGTTAAAGAGTCCAAAGTTGGAGAAAATGTGATTCCCACAGAGATAAAACATTTAAGCCATCAACACAACTTAATTTTAGGCAATGCTGATAAGGATGATGATAAATTTTGTGTCGGCTGCATGTTATCCATCTCTTCTTCGTTTTACTATTGTTCACAATGTGATTTCTTTCTCCACAAATCATGTGCTGAATCACCTAGGAAGAAGCACCTTTGGTTTCATATTCACCAACGCCCCTGTACCCTCCTTATTTCAGATCTCTTTTTCTATTGTTCAACCTGCAGCTATGAGTTCAATATTGGTTTCGCCTACGAATGCAATGTGTGTGAACATTATTTCTGCCTTCGATGCGCTCTAACTTCTGATACCGCCACATGTCGAGGGCACGAACACCTTCTGACCTTTTACG GGACTAGAAGTCCACAATTGAAATGGTATGCTATTCCAAGGTTTCATTGGAATTAA
- the LOC18586171 gene encoding F-box protein At2g39490 yields the protein MGKKNRNRKKYQWRKKLGLDDQKVFRSIEDDTNIRNISVAIKNDDIISSLPDEILCHIISFLPFKSAVQTSFLSTRWKDLWRKDFLVRHGTIDDAFIEISSFLHDFSGELSYKPRNSWGFQFNLGKSSVLSVAIEPDKKLHLDFSKVKHEFPWQFDWLLEINFPTYDDPHFAWWFARIRKMHTLQSLLSTFKLKTLHLISVSYLTSEAVSSMTKNIKYLESLTIEKCNGLRSLQMKASGSELKKLTILDCQQLQFLHVEGYNIKSFRYRGRLLSLQWGASLGSYWPEYKDYLNFNLEDAMLDCRQGPACTNINSCGFESIFQQLQNAKSLTLCRWVFEALIYPILPHNNKELLFHHLTELWWIDYLKEIRYNSNALISFLQLCPHLTRLYITIDSKGYKRTSSNNCSVTVTRLPRLEGLKVVKLEGFPNEREEIILAKRLKQVFNVEPLIIAKSNYRTRVRVLVKENEIQKGGEDPCKFIEKRVEDFYEFCPKHVHMGL from the exons ATGGGAAAGAAGAATAGGAACAGAAAGAAGTATCAATGGAGGAAGAAGCTTGGTCTAGATGATCAAAAGGTGTTCAGAAGCATTGAAGATGACACTAACATAAGAAACATTTCAGTTGCTATAAA aaatgaTGATATTATCAGTAGTTTGCCTGATGAAATCCTTTGCCatatcatttcttttctccccTTTAAGTCTGCTGTCCAAACAAGTTTTCTTTCCACCCGATGGAAAGATCTCTGGAGGAAGGATTTTTTGGTACGACATGGAACCATAGATGATGCTTTCATTGAAATTTCAAGCTTCCTCCATGATTTTTCCGGTGAATTATCATATAAGCCCAGAAATAGCTGGGGGTTCCAATTCAACCTTGGCAAAAGCAGCGTTCTCTCAGTAGCTATTGAACCTGATAAAAAACTTCACCTTGATTTTTCTAAAGTGAAACATGAATTCCCATGGCAGTTTGATTGGTTGTTAGAGATTAATTTCCCAACCTATGATGACCCTCATTTTGCCTGGTGGTTTGCTCGAATTCGAAAAATGCATACCCTCCAATCATTACTCTCTacattcaaattaaaaaccCTTCATCTAATCTCAGTAAGTTATCTTACTAGCGAGGCAGTTTCCTCTATGACAAAGAATATCAAATACCTTGAAAGCTTGACCATAGAAAAATGCAACGGCTTGCGATCTTTACAGATGAAGGCAAGTGGTTCAGAGCTTAAAAAGTTAACCATCTTGGATTGCCAACAATTACAGTTTCTACATGTTGAGGGTTATAATATAAAGTCATTCCGATATCGGGGTAGACTACTGTCTTTGCAATGGGGTGCCTCCCTGGGCTCGTATTGGCCTGAATATAAGGATTATTTAAACTTCAACCTGGAAGATGCCATGCTTGATTGCAGACAAGGTCCGGCCTGCACCAACATCAATAGTTGTGGCTTTGAATCAATCTTTCAGCAACTACAAAATGCTAAATCTCTTACACTATGTAGATGGGTTTTCGAG GCATTGATCTACCCAATTCTACCCCATAATAACAAGGAGCTACTTTTCCACCACCTAACAGAGTTGTGGTGGATTGATTATTTAAAGGAAATTAGATACAATAGCAATGCCTTGATCTCCTTCTTGCAACTCTGCCCTCACTTGACCAGACTCTATATCACT ATTGATTCTAAAGGCTACAAAAGAACAAGCTCAAACAACTGTTCAGTGACAGTCACAAGGCTTCCAAGATTAGAAGGTCTCAAAGTTGTCAAATTAGAAGGATTTCCCAACGAAAGAGAGGAGATTATATTGGCTAAACGCTTGAAACAAGTATTCAATGTGGAACCATTGATCATAGCCAAGTCAAATTATAGGACTCGTGTGCGGGTTCtggtaaaagaaaatgagattCAAAAAGGAGGGGAAGATCCATGCAAGTTTATTGAGAAAAGAGTTGAagatttttatgaattttgcCCTAAACATGTTCACATGGGCCTTTAA